The following proteins are co-located in the Spea bombifrons isolate aSpeBom1 chromosome 3, aSpeBom1.2.pri, whole genome shotgun sequence genome:
- the SIAH2 gene encoding E3 ubiquitin-protein ligase SIAH2 produces MSRPSSAGPCANKPCGKQKQPPPPPPPHAPSPAVPATLAAGSGPSAPPAAAAAAAAAAISGPISQQHHELTSLFECPVCFDYVLPPILQCQAGHLVCNQCRQKLSCCPTCRASLTPSIRNLAMEKVASAVLFPCKYSSTGCSLSLHHTEKPEHEDICEYRPYSCPCPGASCKWQGSLEAVMPHLTHAHKSITTLQGEDIVFLATDINLPGAVDWVMMQFCFSHHFMLVLEKQEKYEGHQQFFAIVLLIGTRKQAENFAYRLELNGNRRRLAWEATPRSIHDGVAAAIMNSDCLVFDTAIAHLFADNGNLGINVTISTCCP; encoded by the exons ATGAGCCGCCCGTCCTCCGCCGGACCCTGTGCTAACAAACCTTGCGGTAAACAGAAGCAACCACCGCCGCCTCCGCCACCTCACGCGCCGTCCCCAGCGGTCCCAGCCACGCTAGCCGCCGGCTCGGGCCCCTCCGCTcccccggcggcggcggcggcagcagctgcTGCTGCGATCTCGGGGCCGATCTCTCAGCAGCATCACGAGCTGACGTCTCTCTTCGAGTGCCCCGTCTGCTTTGACTATGTCCTGCCGCCGATCCTGCAGTGCCAGGCCGGGCACCTGGTGTGTAACCAATGTCGCCAAAAGCTGAGCTGCTGCCCCACATGCCGGGCATCCCTCACCCCCAGCATCCGCAACCTGGCCATGGAGAAGGTGGCCTCCGCTGTCCTCTTCCCCTGCAAG taTTCATCGACCGGATGTTCCTTGTCCCTCCATCACACAGAGAAGCCGGAACACGAGGACATCTGTGAATATCGTCCTTATTCATGCCCTTGTCCCGGAGCTTCTTGCAAATGGCAAGGTTCATTGGAAGCAGTCATGCCCCACCTAACACATGCCCACAAGAGCATCACCACCCTTCAAGGAGAAGACATAGTCTTCCTTGCAACAGACATTAACCTGCCTGGAGCTGTTGACTGGGTCATGATGCAATTCTGCTTCAGTCACCACTTCATGCTAGTTCTGGAAAAGCAGGAAAAGTATGAGGGACACCAGCAGTTCTTTGCCATTGTCCTCCTCATTGGCACACGAAAGCAGGCAGAGAACTTTGCTTACAGACTTGAACTCAATGGCAACCGCAGACGCTTGGCTTGGGAAGCCACTCCAAGGTCTATTCATGATGGAGTAGCAGCTGCCATCATGAACAGCGATTGTCTGGTTTTTGACACTGCAATTGCACATTTGTTTGCAGATAATGGAAACCTGGGCATCAACGTTACAATTTCTACATGTTGTCCATAA